GGCCACCTGCCTCGTGGCATTTGATATCCAGTCCAGCTTGTCGCCCCTCAGGTTCTCCCGGAAAACACCCCGAATCTCTTCCCAAACGGAAAACACATCTGCCTCAGCCTTGGGACTGCGATACCGGTTGTACACCACATGCTCAGTGAGCTGGCCAAAGTACCTCGTAGTCTGGTCGACACACCACTTGGAGTGATCCTTGTCATTGCCTTCCACCAAGTACGGCTCTAGAAGGTTCCACAGGATGTAGTTGGCCTGCGTGTCCGAAGGAGTGCTCTTCATTAGGGGAAGAGTTTTATCCAGAAACTCATCCCCgtaaacataaattttttcCGGAATATTCTCCTCCCCGAAAATTAAACCAATGTACTCGGTGAAGTTCAGATAGGAGATGTACTTCTCCTCCAACTCGGCCATTGTAAACAGCGAAACACTGTTATCTATTAAGTGGGGGGAGACCTCTTCGAAAAGTCTATTTTCAAAGCTATGGAGATTTTTGGCAAGGTTTCTGGCTTCCTTGGCTCCCACACCGAGATAGTTTTCCAGATCCTTTGATGTCTTGGCTTCCATAAAATTATTGAATTCAGGAGATTTCGTTAAAGCCGGTCCAGGTCGGCCCAGGTATATTGTGTTTTTCGACGGGTCGCTGGCGTCGTCTATTATGTTAACGCCCAAAATCAGTCCCTTGCCGTACTTCCGATGGATTCGCGCTTCTGTTCGCCACCAGTTGAAGGCGGAGGAGTCCCATTGCGCACCTGCCACTGCCGGCATTTCACTGAACTCCCGGTAGACATTCTTGAGGGCTGACTTGTAGAGGAGATCATCTTGGTTTGCGGTGGTGCAGGACAGAAAGAATCGTTGCATTTTCAATTCCAGCTCTGATGTCAGTTCGGATGACTTGGAGCCTAGGAGATGCAGGAGTCGTCGGTTGAAGACATCCGATAGAGGTTTGAAAGTGTCTGTCCAACGGGTCTTGGGCAACACTTCGGCAGGATTGTGGCGATGCCAGTTGCCGCAGGCGTACTCGAAGAAGTTGTCGCAGGGTGCCACCTTCCGATTCATCAAACCTTTCATCGCACCCATCTTGGCGGATGGGATGATTCGTTTGGCGTACTCCGTGGTTAAGTCATCCGTGGGCAGGGCCAGAATCGGAACTTGTATGATGAAGAGCCACCACAGACGACTGATCATGATTCCGCGCCAAACTAAACTGACTTTCAGATCTCTCTTCAATGGTCCAGATCGAAGTCGGTGGGTGAGGGCCCTCTTATCAGTAGGATTTCTTAGAATTCCCGAATGCTTATCTCCGGCTACTTATATGGTTTTTCCAATGCTATGTAAATCCgctctttaaaaattatgctaAAAGTGTTATAGTTATAGTGTTTATAGTCCTTTGTCCATTAATCCAAACTGTAATTCTATTTCCAGCCATACCCATCTTCTATATCCTGGCCATTGTGCCCGGCCTGATGCCCTGGGATAGCGGCTACAAGTTTCTATCGTTCTGCCACGTCTTCGGATCGGTGGCACCCTGGTGCGGAAGCTTCGTCTACCACCTCTTCATGAACATCGAGAAGGGAGAGAACGTTTACTACACGCTCCTCAAACTGGACATGGTCGGCATCTGGGTGAGCCAGAGTTTCGGTGAGTACGATTAGCTGATAAGAATCGGGGAAAGTAAAACAAGGGCACTTCTAGGAAACGAGtccaaaaatgtattttaaaatttaattaatttaattagaatGCGACGTTGACTCAGCTTGGTCACATCAGCTTGGCCACATTCGAAGGCCTCAGTGAAGGACTTGCTGGATATCTCGAAGGTCATATCCTCGAGCTTATGCAGCAGCTCTTCCAGCTAACCACTTCGGGTTAGAGTCTTTCGTGTTATGGGTTTGGGCTTCGTTTTCCGACTGGGCTGCTTTATCGAGGCTCCACCACTATCATTACTTCCACTCTCtggtttttttaatatttcatttcagGTGCCTTGCCTCTAGTCACAGCCACTACTCTCTGTTTCCCGCCGGTGCTTAAGTGGGTCATCATCATCTCCTATTGCGTGCTCTCCCTCTGGGGCCTCTATAAGGTGAGGTATCTTCGTGTATTCTTTTCATCTTTGTCACTAAGCTTATCCAAAACTGAAAAAGAAACCATCTTCCTTTAAGTTTAAATGTTTTGCATGTCCGTGTCTAATTTAATCCTTTTATTTGAACTATAATCcagttaattaatttcaaataataaCAGTGAAGGTAACTGGTATAACAAGGTATAGACTCTTCGGGGTTATCCGGGGATAgcttttcttaatttataCTTTCTATCAAGGAATATTGTTACTCAATCGTTAATGATCCTCCCGTTCAGGCACTGACCGCCAGCTCGCCCTGGCAGCGACGCTTGTGCTTCGCCCTGCCCTTTGCCATGCGCTCCATCCTGACCTTCCTGCGCATCCGGGGAATGGTGGGCGGCAGCCACATGGCCCTCTCCCATGTCTACCTGCAGGTGCGTATGTCCAGGCATTCCAATTGACTAACTGCTATTTTCTATAACTTAAAAACCTTTTTGGGCTGGCCTCCTCTCTCTCGGTGCGCATAGGTTGAAGTTGTAAGTCACATtttcatacatatgtacatacgaGTTAATGGACAGAGCCGctatacaaacacacacacacttgccCGGCGGCCACAGAACACACCCCCAACCATGCCACATCCAATCCTCTAATCCACTGACTTAACCGCCTTTGCTTCCAGGACGGCGTCTCCATACTGGGCGGTGCCATTGGCGCTATGCGAATCCCTGAGAAGTGGTTTCCCGGCGTGGTCGATTTCTATCTCAATTCCCACAATATAATGCATGTTCTAGTCGTGGTGGCTGTATACTCCATGCACAAGGTGAGtccatcttaaaaaaaatggtaaacaTATTTAGCACAGGCCTTGCCGATATTTTAAGGGACTCTTCCAGAAAAATGTACCAAAAATCCATGACAAATTTTTAGCCCGAGGATttcatacatatttatataaaatcgCGGTGAAAATAGTTTAAAGAGATCGGGTCCAAATTTGCAAAGATAAAGACAGCTCCATCGGTCAGATAAGATATTCTCTTGCATTTCCTCGTTTTCAGGGgtcaatttttgaaggggatcctccagaaaatttaacgaaaaatctaaaaaatattttgtttcaagattttgatgcagattgatggagaatcaatctacgaatcgtttaaggtactcctcttaaAAATCAGACAAGTTTTGGCAAAGATTTGGGCTTCTCTGAGGGCCCTATCGTCCGTCCATGCATtctccccatttttgaaggggatcctccagaaaatttgacaaaaaatctaaaaaataattagttttcagattttgatgcagatttatggagattcaatctacaaatcgtttaaaatattcctctcaagaatcagacgacttttggcaaagatatggccttcgctgtgggccatttTGTCCtaccatgcattttccccatttttaaaGAGGACCCTCCAGataatttgacaaaaaacaaattagattgaccaaaaattgaaatcgttaaaggtattccagTCGAGGATCGGATTAAAATTGAGAAAGATACAGACATCCCAACGCATTTGCTAGTTGTCATGAGAGTCCCTTAGAATTTTTGCTTCTTTTtagtttgaaaaatattttctaatttttgcaATATACTTCCTAATAGGCTACCATTAAGGACTTTGAGTGGATGTCAACCCAGACCTGCCACACGGTCGCCAACGTCACGGAGCAGGCGCTCGGCCACGTGGAACTATGACCCGCTTACTGGCTGCTGCCCTTGGTGCTGCTGCCCTTGCCTTGGATGCTTCTAGCCCGTCGGAGAGTGAGGTCCGTGCGCGTCATCCGTGCGTTGATCGCCCCCATCATCTGGCGTCGCCGTAGGGGCGGTGGACCCGCTCCCGGCCCAGCGCCTGCGCCGCCACCCAACCCCGTCGACGGGTGAAACATAGAAGAGCGCATGGGCGCCCGCTGATCAGCTCGTGAACTGTCTGAAGAGCTGACTAGATAGACCCCTGAAGCTAACATAGCTACAAAATATAGCTACTTGAATATACCGTGTATAAGAGAGCGGAGATGCCGTTGCAGTaacaatatacatatgtatatctaGGAATAGGTATAGGCCATACACACATATGCGAACCGTATGTGTGTATTTACAAATAGTACATACTTCGACTGTGGTATTAAGCATTAAGGTTATATAATTACTGAGACGAGACGAATGGAGGGACACAGGACCAGGATACGGACAAGAGACGACGGACGTCGGACGACCATGACGGAGGACTTGCAGAAGAACTTGGAACCGAGTCTTCGGATTTTCACGCTAAACAAACCATTGAGTATATATGGAGGATGGAGGCAGAAGGACGATTAATGATTTAAATAATGTTGATACACATGTACCTCATTGTGCTTACGACAACAAACACATCTAATTTTCAAGAACTCGTACATATACGTATTGTATAACTTTGTACCTCGTCGATGGAAAGGATAAACTACAATAAGAAACACACCTATAAGCTAATCTCTTCCTAGTTGAACTTTTTAGATATGCAAATTGTTAATTTTGGGCAAGCTAGTGGTAGTCAAGTAAGCTCCAATCTGTGCATAGTTGTGAACTCTAATCGGAGCGGATCGAATCTAAACTAAAATCACTCACTTGCTGCGGTTGTGGATGCCAGTGGTCTAGGATGCTCAGGGTGCTGGTAGTTAGGGTCACCCAGGTGGTTCTGGAACTGGCGCTACTGCAACGAATcacgtacatacatacgtagTGAAGGCTATATATAGTTCGATATGAATTCGGTTTATATCATTTATGTCAATTGATTGCGCAATATTAACCTCAAGTATTTATTGAGCTCCTCGAGCATTGAATATACGGATTAGAACCACAATGTTTATTAACGAGTACCCTAGGTGTTAAGCATGAATTAGGCAGGTATACAAAACTAATAAGAGCCCAACCCCAAGATAACTACATATACGATAGCGATATGCCTTCAAAAAGTCGATCTATTTTATCCCTTTTCGTAGTGTCAATAATTTACACCACCCCTTCCTGGAGTGACAAACTAAATCAAAGCAATAACCCAGGCCAACATGGATTTTTCGATATAGGACCTATACCTTACGGATTTCAGTCTTCAAAACATAGTCTGAATAGTCTTAAAAGACTCAAATCCATAAAGAACTAGTCCTTAATTCATGAAAATATCCAGGTCTCTATAATAAATAGAAAGACTCGATGCTTTAAgttgaaactttaaaattgCTGCTAGTCTTAAGTAACAATTATACGAATAATGTAAAGAATTTTCagagaaataataaaacagaaattaaacagccgaaaaataaaacatcttACTCTTGTTTATACTTTATTAAATTCTTTAGTAAATTCTTACACTTGCGCCATGCATTTATAGACCATATGTATTTTTGCTTgctttaataatattaatttattcgAGTTGGTGACTAGTTTAGTTAATGATTACTTTAAATATGATTTAAACGCTTTTGATTGATGCGCGTTGTAAATAATATTccgatatatatgtatatatgtctATTCATATATGCAGACtcattataaatatatatatttttttaaaatgtacaaATATGAAAAACCTATATGACTTTTATGAAGCTAGTAGCACTTTAAAATTCCTAATAAATATGTAGTAGTCGTGTATATATGCATtcattcatttatattttttttaaagttttttaaagtaAGATTTGCATTGCACTTTCTGTCGGCTTGATGATGTCTTTAGGtttctgtatatatttttgcgtTGTTTCTCATTTTGATTAGCGTTGTGGTTTTGGTTTTAGTATTTGATTTCCCATTTTCTATAATACTCTCATCTTTATTCTCTTAGCTTATTGATTTGCTTAGTAACTTTAGCGACAATTCCCCGTATAattgtataattttaataaaataatatgtaaACTAATgtgtaaaataattattagcaACCTATTTAATTACAACGTTTGTTTCATATATTGCGCTTTGGACTTGCTGCAAAAATTTGGCACCAAAAAATATtcgattaaaaatacatagTTCGTACAAAACATagttaaaaaattgaataaaaaacgCGGCGAACTTTAATCTCACTCTCTGTGGGTCAACCGGAACAACCTTCGACTCTAGCGCTGGGCGTAGGAGAAATCCGTCTGCGCATGTGCATCCTGACTGGtctggtggtgatggtggtggtggtgctggcaGCTAGACACCTGCTCCTCTATCTGATACCGCTCCAGCGTGGACAGCCTCGAAGATATTAGGCTCTGGCCCGAGAGCTCCTCCTGTCCCTGGACCACAGAAAAGCTCAGGCCGCAGGAACAGTGCTCGATGTGGGGCTGGGGCGTGGAGAGTCCTGGTGTAGCATGCACCTGCGCCTGCTCGGTGATGACGGTGCTGGGCGGCGGCGACGGCGACGACAAGCAGTCCTGGCAGTAGTGGGGCGTCGCTGGCTGCTGGAACTGATGGTACTGGCTGAACgatggcggcggcggcggaggcggTGGTGGAGTCATTGAGGTCGTGGACGAACTGGAATCCGTGGACTCGGTACCCGTTTCGGTGGCCGTGCTGGCCGACGTCGATGTGGATGAGGATGGCTTGTGTGGCTGGTGAGGCTGATCGGGTGGATGATGGCAGCGACATATTGTAACTCAAAAAGTGCCGCCATCGTGCTGGTGACTAGATGAGGATGCAACGGCGGATGTGGATGATGCGGCCTCGACAgcagcaggctgaggcggaagAGTGGCCAGCCCATTGACCGGGTGCTGGAGCAAGCTGTAGCCATCTTCTACGCCGTTTTGCTGCTCCTGGCCCAAATGATTGTTTATGGAATGATTCTGGGTTTGATTCTGACTGTGGTTGAACTGTGTGCTGGTTGGATTGGGTGAGTGTGCTTCGTCGATTCCAGCAAAGCTGACACCGTTGCTCGTCACGGCCAGGGACTTGGGCGGAATGGGCGGCGGCGGCACCGGCAGATCCTCCACGTCAAAGGAACTCGTCGAGCTCTCCCGCTGGGTGATGTTCATCGAGACGCCGACGTGCATGTCCAGGCTGCCGTTGCTGCTGATGCGACAGTGCTCCCGATGGTGCACCGAAATCGTCGATTGATCGTCTCCCAGGTTATTGAGATTCATGTGGTTCAGCTCCCTGGAGCTGGTCGTGGAAATTCCCGAGTCGCGAAAATCGTTGGGGGCAAAGCAGACGCTCAAGTGCCCACCGCTGGCATCCTGGAAGTTCGGAGGCAACGAATGCGGCTGCTGATCCGCCTCCGGATCATCATAGCTAATGTCCACCACTGAGTATTTCTGAccgtgttgctgctgctgggacgAGTGGCGGCGGCCAACGGCATCTCCATTGCCAAAGTCATTGAAGATCATTGGGTTCGAGGCTCGCTTATCGGGCGTTATTCCCCTGGGGGGCAATGGAGGAGCATTTGGAGAGTTCGCCGCAGGCTGACGCTTGGGAGGAACTTCTGGACTGTCCATGGACCCGTTGGCGATGAAGTTCTGGGACCGCGGACGGTTCGGCACTGGAGGGGCGGCACTCTCCTCCAGAGGAATTGTGAGGCTCTCCTTGCTTAGTGTCTGATATGAGCTGAGAGGATCCACGGGACGCACGGTGTCTCCTGGTTTCGTATAGATCTCGTCCAGGTCGTAGACATAGTTGCCAATGGGTTGCGCATTCACGCTGGAGGATGTGCTGGCCTGAGCCACTCGCTGCTCTGTGGGCAGCGGAGGCAGTGGTGTGTTCACAATGCTCTCCGAGTGCTGGCGCTTAAGCCTGCCCGACAGACTCTGCTTCAGCTGCGAGAAGCGCTCCAAAAGTCGGTTGTGCAGTGGCTGGACACCCGTGGGCGCCAGCTGGCCATGCAGCTCCAGGGCCTGCTCCAGGATCTGTATCTGCTCCAGTATCAGGGTCTTCAGGCGCTGCACGTTTGCCTGCTGGCCAGCACCTTGCGGCGATTTCAGGAACTGCTCCGAGAAGAA
The Drosophila bipectinata strain 14024-0381.07 chromosome 3R, DbipHiC1v2, whole genome shotgun sequence DNA segment above includes these coding regions:
- the LOC138926682 gene encoding neprilysin-1-like; the protein is MISRLWWLFIIQVPILALPTDDLTTEYAKRIIPSAKMGAMKGLMNRKVAPCDNFFEYACGNWHRHNPAEVLPKTRWTDTFKPLSDVFNRRLLHLLGSKSSELTSELELKMQRFFLSCTTANQDDLLYKSALKNVYREFSEMPAVAGAQWDSSAFNWWRTEARIHRKYGKGLILGVNIIDDASDPSKNTIYLGRPGPALTKSPEFNNFMEAKTSKDLENYLGVGAKEARNLAKNLHSFENRLFEEVSPHLIDNSVSLFTMAELEEKYISYLNFTEYIGLIFGEENIPEKIYVYGDEFLDKTLPLMKSTPSDTQANYILWNLLEPYLVEGNDKDHSKWCVDQTTRYFGQLTEHVVYNRYRSPKAEADVFSVWEEIRGVFRENLRGDKLDWISNATRQVAIEKLDRMTLKINSYDTENFEKLFGPVEIDRHNYVANIQHLLSAKAIGTVEKFRLARNSIDVTNIPSVMPVYNVQENRITIPVVLLQPHFFWGDEYPEALKYATLGFLLAHEMVHGFEGAGRSYDASGHSPAVDWWDNKSRNEFKDRKRCLRAQYHAYKYGGYELPEKEDQSENIADNAGVKFAYIAYEKWLSLQTEERKQRETMKGLDLSSRQIFFLGYGQLWCDDVHPNLKSTVVKFYNHAPSMYRVIGPLSNFQEFSRVFSCPRDSPMNRKHKCGVY